In the Onychostoma macrolepis isolate SWU-2019 chromosome 08, ASM1243209v1, whole genome shotgun sequence genome, CAGTCATAATTGTTATTTCTCAACATTCTCTAAGAGGTTAGAGAAACAAAACACAAGTTATTTACCCTAAAACAAATCTAAAAGAGAGCCTGCACAACTCAGCTGCACACAAAAAGCATGCTTCTTGCTCCTTATTAATTACCTCCACAATGGACAATTCATCTTGCTTGTCCTAGAATCCCCAGCTTGGGACGCTTAATATGCTCGTTTAATCCTTGGCCACAATAAGAACACATTTCACAAGGCTGTGACCATAAATTGCTCCAaagggtgccgtcagaattttTCACcggaatttttatttattatagataGAGGATTGGTATTTTGGCctgaagcaatggtttaaaaacatcttaatgatggatttgtttcttacaaacatgcagcttttcactgcGCAAGATGTTAACCGATGGACTacagtcatgtggattattgtgatgtttttatatcagccgtttggtctctcattctgacggcacccatttactgcaaAATATCTAtcagtgagcaagtgatgtaatgctaaatttctccaaatctgttccactgaagaaacaaactaatctaCATCTTGTATAaactgagagtgagtaaatattcagcaaattttcatttttgggccgAACTATTCCTTTCAGTATTGTATTTTCCGAAATGCAAAACCTCACACACGTTGACTTTGTGCCCACTTAGTCTGATTCATCATTAACAACCACGATGCTACATAAAATCAGGATTGAATTTGTTTGGTCAATGTTATCAGCAATGTATTATCAGCAAATTCAAATGGTTATCCATTTAGCTGAAATGTTTCCAACATGCTAACCAAATCTAACAACACAGTGTTTAACACCTCAACTAgtggaaaagaaaaatcaacCCAATATCAATATTTCATTGAGGCTGTGAGTCCAGTGCATAGTGACGTCTATGCAATTCTATAGAGATAGCCTAAGCTTAGATGGCTATTGATAAAGGTTACAATGAACCTTGAAGTACAGAATGTCAGTAAACTTTACAACTTCCTGaaaatattgtgcatttttttcctctgaaactgattatttacaattatattttttagttgtCCCATGAGAGGCCACAACTGACCAAATATTCAGTTCATTTCTAAGATGTTCTGACACTCATAGGACTTGCTAACTTGGAAGAATGGCTAATGACATTACAGTACTTTGTCATTGGATTTGGGCTTGGATTAGGATTCATGCTGTTATGAGTTCTACGAACATCTCTGAAATCAAAGCAATTCAATGTTTAACAATGTAACGGTACTAAGAATAATGTTATTGCATAAGTTGTTTTCTCTTTACATTAAGTAAAGAAGTTCAGCTCTTATGCTAGTGCTGGAGTTGAAAAGCCTGTAATTGTAGTAGTGAAGTTGTAAAAAAATACTTCTagtacttaaaaaataaacagccaAAGCATGTTCACATCCTGCAAAAACATTAGCTATAAAAGAGAAGAGAGACACAGCGAGTAAGGAATGACAGGGTTTGCAGCATTGGTATCAAAATGCATCCCTACATGAGGCAGGATAACATGCCTGGAAGATCCTTCACTTTCCCTGGGAGATGATAACAGTGTTACCGTGGTTACTGATGATGTCTTCGTATTGTGGTGGAGGCTCCGCTTCAATCTGTATATCTGTATGGCCCACAGCTTCCTCGTATGAAGGGGGCGGGTCACCCCGACTGCCCCGCCCAGGTGTGAGGTCAGCACCTGGGTAGGCGGGGCTACTGTGGGCACTGATCTCTGAGTGAGGACTGATGTCAGGATGGTAGTCCCGACCCCACTGGTCCATTGACACCACTGATAGGGTTGTGTCTCTTTGTGGGCGCCCAATGGCAGGACTCTGCTGGGATCTTTTGCGTGAGTGGCATCTCCAAACTGTGATGGAAACTGCCGCAATGAGCAGCAAAACCAGCAGCAGGGGTAAGATCAGGTACAGGGAATGAACGCCACCGGCGATGGACTCCAGTCCTCCGGGCCTGGGGCTACTTTCACGCTGGTACTCCTCCCAGAATCGCCTCTGTAAGGGTGTTTTTATTGACATCAGGTAGCTATATTGAATTATATTGAATGCACAAaatgcaatatgaaaaaaaaaaaaaaaggtcatttgTATCAAAAGCAAAAGACGACTGTATAGTTGGAAAATTGAACAAAAGCATTTTTGTAATtccataaatatataacattcaaTTTGTAAGGGTGGAAAAACACAATTAGTTAAGGACATTGTCtggataaatgtaaataataagcACAACAAAATCGTTTGTATTGAAAACAAAAACCACACCCTCTTCAATGTCATCAAGACCGATAATCAAGACTTTGCA is a window encoding:
- the prrg1 gene encoding transmembrane gamma-carboxyglutamic acid protein 1 isoform X1, with the translated sequence MSCKVFLPADAAHSVLRRLPRANFFLEEMKQGNIQRECREEICSYEEAREAFENDEKTRRFWEEYQRESSPRPGGLESIAGGVHSLYLILPLLLVLLLIAAVSITVWRCHSRKRSQQSPAIGRPQRDTTLSVVSMDQWGRDYHPDISPHSEISAHSSPAYPGADLTPGRGSRGDPPPSYEEAVGHTDIQIEAEPPPQYEDIISNHGNTVIISQGK
- the prrg1 gene encoding transmembrane gamma-carboxyglutamic acid protein 1 isoform X2, whose translation is MGAVFLPADAAHSVLRRLPRANFFLEEMKQGNIQRECREEICSYEEAREAFENDEKTRRFWEEYQRESSPRPGGLESIAGGVHSLYLILPLLLVLLLIAAVSITVWRCHSRKRSQQSPAIGRPQRDTTLSVVSMDQWGRDYHPDISPHSEISAHSSPAYPGADLTPGRGSRGDPPPSYEEAVGHTDIQIEAEPPPQYEDIISNHGNTVIISQGK